Below is a window of Impatiens glandulifera chromosome 2, dImpGla2.1, whole genome shotgun sequence DNA.
TTGCATTATTATTGCTGCTTTTTTAGTTTATTCGTCAAGAtcattgagtttgttttaatatttaaactatattatatCAGCTTATTCCTGCAATAAAATAtaccaaattatgtctcaactTAAAGGAACAATACTATGCGTACGTGATCTGGACCTCTAGTTAATATAATAGTTCATGAATTCGATTGTCAAGGTTTTGTATTATTGGTTTTAACATACATATTTTTATCTACAGATTGATTGAAGTATTTAAGAATTTATCAAGGTTaactatttttctaaatttatctaAGCTAGGTCTTATGATTTTCATTTTTGCAAGTAAGACAATATTTTTCTTGCCTAATCctatctagaaaaaaaaaacgcagaaaaagataaagaaaaaataatgcgtttaaattatttgtaaaacaaaatatatgtgaCAGTGCATGGTTAAATTTATCATACTTGTTTATGCATCACTAAAACTATTACCGACGCTTTTTAGCGTCGGCATGTCTTTTTATATATTCGTTGCCAGAAGTGTACTTTTCATTTTTGAGATCTTGCTTCTTGAAATGTGCCTTTTTATGGTTATAATTCTGGAtggaaagaaatatgataatgATTAAGGGAAAAGAAATAATGGAAATAAGAGTTTATAAGATATATCATCCAATTTTTACTTAACTTGGATAATTTCGTGTATGAAGTATTTTTCAATGTCATACAAATTTGTCGTATCCCCGTATTCGTATCTTATTCGATACGATACTCGTATCCGTACAACATAGTTAGATAGatatacatttttaattcaGTTCTAAATAATAACGGAATAAGTTGAACTGTTGTGCTGAtaaatttttcatataaaaatttaaaaaaaatattcttatttgaTAACTTTTTCTAATGttgtttagatttttaaaattaaaaaaaatctgggTTGCCTATAGACAacgataattaattaattataataccaTTCAATtaggccttgttctctttgagttattttaaaaaatccaaacaaaattaatttttcaatcaacaatcacatcactcatttcattaactaaaatactaaaataccctttattttaaattattattttttattttatttatatatatcaatatcctttaagtcattttattaaaaataattattattttttcaaaataatcaccgatcattattattttctttctctaaattttttaaaaaacctcaaTCCGAACCTGCCCTTATTGTTGTGATGATTCTCATTAATGACTGCctttattattgaaaaactcAGCAAGCATCAAAGAAAATTACATTTGTTTTTGGTCTgataaatacaaattttgttGGACAGTTTATTTACTTAATAAGAAAATCCTCCAAACCACTTGGGTAAGTAGATTagataaatacaatttattttacacAATTAAAATAGAACATCTTAATACTTTCGATAACATATCAATCAAAAGAGTAACAGACTTGCTTGAACGTAGCGAGGTTGTCTTCAAATAAAGGAATGAAAGCGTCAATGCTAGCGTCTCCAATGAAGGAGGGAACGAGGAACATCATCCCTTCGGTCGGAAAGAAAGTTGGCATGAACATGTAAGGGCTGCCTGTCCCAAAGTCTAGGTCATAGAATGGGAACCTTAGCCAGCTGTCCACCTCCAAGTTTGGGCTCAATATGGACTTGTCCATCTGAGCAGTCGTCACAAGCCCTTCTTCTTCCGCCTTGTAGCTAGCGAAATCAATGAACGACCTGAAATAGTTATTATTCACTTTTGTAACCGCGTCTTGTATTAACTTTGCCGCAAATGGCAATGGCTGGTGCAATAGTTCCTTGACCTTGGTATTAGGGAAGGCCCATAGCACCAAATTACCAAAATATTCATTAGGAACCCTAGGGCCGGTTAGCCTCCCACGCCCGTTAACCGAGATTCGAATACCGGTGGTTTCGAATCCGCTGAGGCAACGGGCTTTCGTTACTGATCGCCAGAGATGAGCGAGTAGGCTCACGAAAGTGGTGTAGGGTTTCGCTGAGGAGGAggttttgagtttgagtttgttGAGAAACTCTTTAGTGAAATGGACCTTATGcacaacaatattattattacttataataatatcattctcAATGGGTGCACTTACTTTCTTGGCAACTTTGCTAGAAAACTCAACCTCTCTATGATCAAACTCAAAAAT
It encodes the following:
- the LOC124927474 gene encoding agmatine coumaroyltransferase-2-like — protein: MKVRRESTRIIKPTYEGKPPSTKHIIPLSVFDKVTYDCHIAVIYAYRKPSPTTATLELGLQKALAVYREWAGRLGKNENGEKVIFLNDEGVTFVEATVDNSLDQVMSLKPSASILNLHPSLKDPEALVQVQVTRFTCGSLVVGFTAHHHVADGQSTSNFLVAWGQASQGIDISPIPFHDRTIFSPREPPIFEFDHREVEFSSKVAKKVSAPIENDIIISNNNIVVHKVHFTKEFLNKLKLKTSSSAKPYTTFVSLLAHLWRSVTKARCLSGFETTGIRISVNGRGRLTGPRVPNEYFGNLVLWAFPNTKVKELLHQPLPFAAKLIQDAVTKVNNNYFRSFIDFASYKAEEEGLVTTAQMDKSILSPNLEVDSWLRFPFYDLDFGTGSPYMFMPTFFPTEGMMFLVPSFIGDASIDAFIPLFEDNLATFKQVCYSFD